A single region of the Corallococcus caeni genome encodes:
- a CDS encoding response regulator codes for MAPRILVVDDNQELLSLLTQLFEDAGYEVVGASRGKQAIEAARAQPPGCAVLDILLPDMMGYHLADTLRKDNPQLPLLFITGVFKGGKHATEARQKYQAAGYFEKPFEAQKLLEAVAKVLPAEKKVPAASMQDAFEVELDIDVEEEGPQDAMELTGRIKVTGGGNLTAEIRGANLTATPMQKVPSTQVRAPTPGRPPDPLPVGAGSPGSRRGELKDNLPSLLTAFYLSRETGELGVQRGKVKKVVYFENGTPVFALSNLLADRFGQFLVRVGKIKPEQLQDASAVAAQSHRRTGDVLVERALLKDTERLYYVGQQVKAIIYSLFSWEEGTYVMSFKEKASAESIKLDVHPANLIVRGIKKLYKPERLRRLLQPEDRLIPAVAPAYGLNEVELERWEAELLPKIDGNRVVAELLAFANRPEHVVYGFLVSMMALGILDKRS; via the coding sequence ATGGCGCCTCGAATCCTCGTCGTGGACGACAACCAGGAGCTCCTCTCCCTCCTCACGCAGCTGTTCGAGGACGCCGGGTACGAGGTGGTGGGCGCCAGCCGTGGCAAGCAGGCCATCGAGGCCGCCCGCGCCCAGCCTCCCGGCTGTGCTGTCTTGGACATCCTGCTGCCGGACATGATGGGTTACCACCTGGCGGACACGCTCAGGAAGGACAACCCCCAGCTGCCGCTGCTCTTCATCACCGGCGTCTTCAAGGGCGGCAAGCACGCCACCGAAGCGCGCCAGAAGTACCAGGCCGCCGGCTACTTCGAGAAACCCTTCGAGGCCCAGAAGCTGCTGGAAGCGGTGGCCAAGGTGCTGCCCGCGGAGAAGAAGGTCCCCGCCGCCTCCATGCAGGACGCCTTCGAGGTGGAGCTGGACATCGACGTGGAGGAGGAGGGCCCGCAGGACGCCATGGAGCTGACCGGCCGCATCAAGGTCACCGGCGGCGGCAACCTCACGGCCGAAATCCGCGGCGCCAACCTCACCGCCACGCCCATGCAGAAGGTGCCCTCCACCCAGGTGCGGGCCCCCACGCCGGGCCGTCCGCCGGATCCGCTGCCGGTGGGCGCGGGCTCGCCGGGCAGCCGCCGCGGAGAGCTGAAGGACAACCTGCCGTCGCTGCTCACCGCCTTCTACCTGTCGCGCGAGACGGGCGAGCTGGGCGTGCAGCGCGGCAAGGTGAAGAAGGTCGTCTACTTCGAGAACGGCACCCCGGTGTTCGCGCTCTCCAACCTGCTGGCGGACCGCTTCGGGCAGTTCCTGGTGCGCGTGGGGAAGATCAAACCCGAGCAGCTCCAGGACGCGTCCGCCGTCGCCGCGCAGAGCCACCGCCGCACCGGCGACGTGCTGGTGGAGCGCGCCCTGCTCAAGGACACGGAGCGGCTGTACTACGTGGGCCAGCAGGTGAAGGCCATCATCTACTCGCTCTTCTCCTGGGAGGAGGGCACGTACGTGATGAGCTTCAAGGAGAAGGCCTCCGCGGAGTCCATCAAGCTGGACGTGCACCCGGCCAACCTCATCGTCCGGGGCATCAAGAAGCTCTACAAGCCGGAGCGCCTGCGCCGCCTGCTCCAGCCCGAGGACCGGCTCATCCCCGCCGTCGCCCCCGCCTACGGCCTCAACGAGGTGGAGCTGGAGCGCTGGGAGGCGGAGCTGCTGCCGAAAATCGACGGCAACCGCGTGGTGGCGGAGCTGCTCGCGTTCGCCAACCGCCCGGAGCACGTCGTCTACGGCTTCCTGGTGTCGATGATGGCGCTGGGCATCCTGGACAAGCGCTCGTAG
- a CDS encoding methyltransferase, which yields MRLGLKADNLLERVADFLNLAPQPLAHAFFGMMASRTLMAGARLGVYAALADGAATAEALAARLKTSTEGMRALLEALIACEVVELHRGRFRLAPRARRWLDPRSPQAITAFLEFNYAQWDWWGQLENAVKSGQSVDIHQFAPDDPRWRDYIQAMYQLARLASPEVAAAIPLPRGARHLLDLGGAHGWYAAELCRAHRGLKATVVDLEGSVRVGREIIAQAGLSHRVTHKEGDVLHAELGGPYDGVLLFQVMHHLTPAQNVALLRRVRGAMASRGTLAVLEYLREERDTQGTSAPLIGLHYFLTSGAASYTPAEVEGFLDDAGFKVQSTRPIRHLPLQTLIIAQPE from the coding sequence ATGCGGCTGGGCCTCAAGGCGGACAACCTCCTGGAGCGGGTGGCGGACTTCCTCAACCTGGCGCCGCAGCCGCTGGCGCACGCCTTCTTCGGGATGATGGCGTCGCGCACGCTGATGGCCGGCGCGCGGCTGGGCGTCTACGCGGCGCTGGCGGACGGCGCGGCGACGGCGGAGGCGCTGGCGGCGCGGCTGAAGACGAGCACCGAAGGCATGCGGGCGCTGTTGGAAGCGCTCATCGCCTGCGAGGTGGTGGAGCTGCACCGGGGCCGCTTCCGGCTGGCGCCCCGGGCGCGGCGGTGGCTGGACCCGCGCTCGCCGCAGGCCATCACGGCGTTCCTGGAGTTCAACTACGCGCAGTGGGACTGGTGGGGGCAGCTGGAGAACGCGGTGAAGAGCGGGCAGTCGGTGGACATCCACCAGTTCGCTCCGGACGACCCGCGCTGGCGCGACTACATCCAGGCCATGTACCAGCTGGCGCGGCTGGCCTCGCCGGAGGTGGCGGCGGCCATTCCCCTGCCCCGGGGAGCAAGGCACCTCCTGGACCTGGGCGGCGCGCACGGCTGGTACGCGGCGGAGCTGTGCCGGGCGCACCGGGGCTTGAAGGCCACGGTGGTGGACCTGGAGGGCAGCGTGCGCGTGGGGCGGGAAATCATCGCCCAGGCGGGGCTGTCGCACCGGGTGACGCACAAGGAAGGGGACGTGCTGCACGCGGAGCTGGGCGGGCCGTATGACGGCGTGCTGCTGTTCCAGGTGATGCACCACCTGACGCCCGCGCAGAACGTGGCGCTCCTGCGGCGCGTGCGCGGGGCGATGGCGTCCCGGGGCACGCTGGCGGTGCTGGAGTACCTGCGCGAGGAGCGGGACACCCAGGGCACGTCCGCGCCGCTCATCGGGTTGCACTACTTCCTCACGTCCGGCGCGGCGTCGTACACGCCCGCGGAGGTCGAGGGCTTCCTGGATGACGCGGGTTTCAAGGTGCAGAGCACCAGG
- the bcp gene encoding thioredoxin-dependent thiol peroxidase → MPQAGDKAPGFSLPDQSGATVSLSQLKGRHVVLYFYPKDATPGCTTEACDFRDEHSALVKAGAVVLGVSPDSVASHQKFATKQGLPFSLLADPDHALADAYGVWGEKSLYGRKFMGLIRATFLIGPDGKVVRVWPKVKVAGHVAEVLSALQGGSSDKAPAPKAPAAKKAPAAEAKPAAVKKPAAKKAPAAKPAAKAAARKGARG, encoded by the coding sequence ATGCCCCAAGCAGGTGACAAGGCCCCCGGCTTCTCGCTCCCCGACCAGAGCGGCGCCACCGTCTCCCTCTCGCAGCTCAAGGGGCGGCACGTCGTCCTCTACTTCTACCCGAAGGACGCGACCCCCGGCTGCACCACGGAGGCGTGCGACTTCCGCGATGAGCACTCCGCGCTGGTGAAGGCCGGCGCGGTGGTGCTGGGCGTGTCGCCGGACAGCGTCGCCTCCCACCAGAAGTTCGCCACGAAACAGGGGCTGCCGTTCTCGCTCCTGGCGGACCCGGACCACGCGCTGGCGGACGCGTACGGGGTGTGGGGGGAGAAGTCCCTCTATGGGCGCAAGTTCATGGGCCTCATCCGCGCGACCTTCCTCATTGGTCCGGACGGCAAGGTCGTCCGCGTGTGGCCCAAGGTGAAGGTGGCCGGCCACGTCGCGGAGGTCCTGTCCGCGCTCCAGGGCGGGTCTTCCGACAAGGCGCCGGCCCCGAAGGCCCCCGCGGCGAAGAAGGCTCCGGCGGCGGAGGCGAAGCCGGCGGCTGTCAAGAAACCGGCGGCGAAGAAGGCCCCGGCCGCGAAGCCGGCGGCGAAGGCCGCGGCCCGGAAGGGTGCTCGCGGCTGA
- a CDS encoding MXAN_6627.5 family MYXO-CTERM protein, translated as MSSLFSRIHPAGLLAGFLLFSPLVALGQEGQPQDAGQPDDPNSPEGDDNTGRVPTDCRSTSDCAPRFSCNSGKCKYTGIRQAETQGCLLGPQAALMILGVAAVAGSRRRR; from the coding sequence ATGTCCTCCCTCTTCTCCCGCATCCACCCGGCAGGGCTCCTGGCCGGATTCCTCCTGTTCTCCCCGCTGGTGGCGCTGGGCCAGGAGGGCCAGCCGCAGGACGCGGGCCAGCCGGACGACCCCAACTCCCCCGAAGGGGACGACAACACCGGGCGCGTGCCCACCGACTGCCGCAGCACCAGTGACTGCGCGCCGCGCTTCAGCTGCAACTCGGGCAAGTGCAAGTACACGGGCATCCGCCAGGCGGAGACGCAGGGCTGCCTGCTGGGCCCGCAGGCGGCGCTGATGATCCTGGGCGTGGCCGCCGTGGCGGGCTCGCGGCGCCGCCGCTAG